A single Streptomyces sannanensis DNA region contains:
- a CDS encoding acyl-CoA dehydrogenase: MAGSADFDLYRPSEEHEMLRDTVRSLAEAKIAPFAAEVDEESRFPQEALDALVASDLHAVHVPENYGGAGADALATVIVIEEVARVCASSSLIPAVNKLGSLPVILSGSEELKQRYLAPLAAGNVMFSYCLSEPDAGSDAAGMKTKAVRDGDHYILNGVKRWITNAGVSEYYTVMAVTDPEKRSKGISAFVVEKSDEGVSFGAPEKKLGIKGSPTREVYLDNVRIPADRMIGEEGTGFATAMKTLDHTRITIAAQALGIAQGALDYAKGYVQERKQFGKAIADFQGIQFMLADMAMKLEAARQLTYSAAAKSERVDGDLTFFGAAAKCFASDVAMEITTDAVQLLGGYGYTRDYPVERMMRDAKITQIYEGTNQVQRIVMARNLP, from the coding sequence CGCCCGTCCGAAGAGCACGAGATGCTCCGCGATACGGTCCGCTCCCTCGCCGAGGCGAAGATCGCGCCGTTCGCCGCAGAGGTGGACGAGGAGAGCCGCTTCCCGCAGGAGGCCCTGGATGCCCTGGTCGCCTCCGACCTGCACGCCGTCCATGTCCCGGAGAACTACGGCGGCGCCGGCGCGGACGCCCTCGCCACCGTGATCGTGATCGAGGAGGTGGCCCGTGTCTGCGCCTCCTCCTCCCTGATCCCGGCCGTCAACAAGCTCGGCTCGCTCCCGGTGATCCTCTCCGGCTCCGAGGAACTGAAGCAGCGGTACCTCGCCCCGCTCGCCGCGGGCAACGTGATGTTCTCGTACTGCCTCTCCGAGCCGGACGCCGGTTCCGACGCCGCCGGTATGAAGACCAAGGCGGTCCGCGACGGCGACCACTACATCCTCAACGGCGTGAAGCGCTGGATCACCAACGCCGGCGTCTCCGAGTACTACACGGTCATGGCCGTCACCGACCCGGAGAAGCGCTCCAAGGGCATCTCCGCCTTCGTCGTCGAGAAGTCCGACGAGGGTGTCTCCTTCGGTGCCCCGGAGAAGAAGCTCGGCATCAAGGGCTCCCCGACCCGCGAGGTCTACCTCGACAACGTCCGCATCCCCGCCGACCGCATGATCGGCGAGGAGGGCACCGGCTTCGCGACCGCGATGAAGACCCTGGACCACACCCGCATCACCATCGCGGCCCAGGCCCTCGGCATCGCGCAGGGCGCCCTCGACTACGCCAAGGGCTACGTCCAGGAGCGCAAGCAGTTCGGCAAGGCCATCGCCGACTTCCAGGGCATCCAGTTCATGCTCGCCGACATGGCCATGAAGCTGGAGGCCGCCCGCCAGCTGACCTACTCGGCAGCCGCCAAGTCCGAGCGCGTCGACGGCGACCTCACCTTCTTCGGTGCCGCCGCCAAGTGCTTCGCCTCCGACGTCGCCATGGAGATCACCACGGACGCGGTCCAGCTCCTCGGCGGCTACGGCTACACCCGCGACTATCCGGTCGAGCGCATGATGCGCGACGCCAAGATCACGCAAATCTACGAAGGCACGAACCAGGT